In a single window of the Nodularia spumigena CCY9414 genome:
- a CDS encoding ABC transporter ATP-binding protein/permease, producing the protein MKNSAMSDKFDYGLLRQFGRIVKLYWLSSQKWQAIASLILLIFLSFISTAIMVGVSIFLGELESSLAAVDNNRFLQAVLTFLGILLIGVPILSLKVYVQSRLSLSWRQWLTEYFLHQYLHQRNFYELTITADIDNPDQRIGEDIENFTQQSLYFAVVLWDSILLLIAFSGVLWRISPALMVFLIIYAIAGTVITTIVFGRTLVGINFEQLKREADFRYGLIRVRDHAEAIAFYQGEAVEYQELWQRFLRVFSNFTHLIRWQLGLDLFQNSYQYITFLLPTFILAPQILTGELELGVSTQAGVAFRSILIALGLVVSQFEQLSNLAAAVTRLDELQNSLKELQNPTHLSQPRLNTVESSGISFENVTLQTPDYQKILVQDLSFSISPGQSLLITGKSGVGKTSLLRALAGLWQAGTGTITHPKRSDLLFLPQRPYMILGSLREQLLYPQLNHSIPENQLLETLQQVNLTDLVQRFGGLDITTDWGTVLSIGEQQRLAFARLLLQSPQYAILDEATSALDETNQTLLYQQLQQTEITYISVGHRTSLRSFHPWLLELKNNNNRLKPIKTSRSSA; encoded by the coding sequence TATCATGGTAGGCGTGAGTATTTTTTTGGGAGAATTAGAATCATCCCTAGCAGCAGTAGATAACAACCGATTTTTGCAAGCAGTTCTCACCTTCCTGGGAATATTACTAATTGGAGTCCCCATACTTTCCCTAAAAGTATACGTACAATCCCGATTAAGCTTATCTTGGCGACAATGGTTAACAGAATACTTTCTGCATCAATACCTACATCAACGGAATTTTTACGAGCTTACCATAACTGCGGACATTGATAACCCCGACCAGCGCATTGGTGAAGATATCGAAAATTTTACCCAACAATCACTCTATTTTGCCGTTGTTCTATGGGACTCCATTTTACTGCTCATTGCCTTCTCTGGAGTCCTATGGCGCATCTCTCCTGCGTTAATGGTTTTTTTAATCATTTACGCCATTGCAGGCACTGTCATCACGACAATAGTCTTTGGGCGAACTTTAGTAGGAATTAACTTTGAACAACTCAAACGAGAAGCGGATTTTCGTTATGGTTTAATTCGTGTCCGAGATCATGCAGAGGCGATCGCATTTTATCAAGGAGAAGCGGTAGAATATCAAGAACTGTGGCAGCGTTTCTTGCGTGTATTTAGTAACTTTACCCACCTAATTCGTTGGCAATTGGGCTTAGATTTATTTCAAAACAGTTATCAATACATCACATTTTTGTTACCAACATTTATTTTAGCTCCTCAGATTCTCACAGGCGAATTAGAACTAGGCGTATCAACACAAGCTGGAGTAGCCTTTCGGAGTATCTTAATTGCATTAGGTTTAGTCGTCAGCCAATTTGAGCAACTAAGTAACTTAGCCGCAGCAGTAACTAGGTTAGATGAATTACAAAACAGCCTCAAAGAATTACAAAACCCCACCCACCTGAGTCAACCACGACTTAACACAGTGGAAAGTTCCGGAATCAGTTTTGAGAACGTCACCCTACAAACCCCCGATTATCAGAAAATTTTAGTACAAGACTTATCCTTTAGCATTTCCCCTGGACAATCCCTATTAATAACTGGTAAAAGTGGTGTAGGTAAAACCTCACTATTGCGTGCCTTAGCCGGACTGTGGCAAGCTGGTACAGGAACCATAACTCACCCAAAGCGTTCCGACTTACTATTTTTACCGCAACGTCCCTACATGATTCTCGGCAGCTTGAGAGAACAGCTACTATATCCCCAACTTAATCACAGCATACCAGAAAATCAGCTCTTAGAAACTTTACAGCAAGTCAACTTAACAGACTTAGTACAACGCTTTGGCGGCTTAGACATAACTACCGACTGGGGAACAGTATTATCAATAGGAGAACAACAAAGATTAGCCTTTGCCCGCCTACTTTTGCAATCTCCCCAGTACGCAATTCTAGACGAAGCCACCAGCGCCTTAGACGAAACCAACCAAACCTTACTATATCAACAACTACAGCAAACCGAAATCACCTATATCAGCGTTGGACATCGAACCTCATTGCGCTCTTTCCATCCCTGGCTATTAGAACTCAAAAACAATAATAATCGCCTCAAACCAATCAAAACTTCGCGTTCCTCCGCGTGA
- a CDS encoding condensation domain-containing protein: MKSSEPSINQELKNRIAALPPEKRVLFEQILRQQTNSGKFSPQKTIPRRQENTELPLSLAQERLWFLDQIDPHNCAYNIAISWQLTGNLNIPALFTSLQTIIHRHESLRTAFPSQEGKPYQEVFPTVDLQLPVIDLQSLPPQQQTQAAENLAKLEASQPFDLTQAPLMRVKLIRLTPHQTTLLLTLHHIIADGWSRGILLRELAICYRAFIKGEKPSLPELPIQYADFALWQREWLQKEEMTAQLAYWRQKLAALPTLELPTDYPRSPLQKFQGKTESYLLPKNLLESLKNLSKQQGVTLFMLLLTAFKILLHRYSQQDEIVLGVPSANRDRQEIEGLIGFFVNTLVLRTDISGNPTFQTLLERIRTTAADAYQHQEIPFAKVVEALQIERDLSHNPLVQVMFQVQNAAYQLQNDTHLDLQLPDLEIQQTWVETGATKFDLTCHLVERSEGLLVVMEYCTDLFEQQTITRMIQHLRMILTAVVENSSRKISEISILTPEEEHQILVEWNQTQVNYPQKWLHQLFESQVERTPDHIAVCYREQNLTYQELNSKANQLAYHLQNLGIGCESLVGIYLERSPELIIALLAVLKAGGAYVPLDSKLPPERLAYMLQDAKPEILLTMAASVATLPNYEGTVLCLDEDWQIIAQNPENNRNHIVTGENLAYIIYTSGSTGTPKGVMLTHRGLENYLHWAIATYPVTAGMGVPVQSAISFDATITSLYPPLLVGKAVILLPETEEIAALSNALSSATNFSLVKLTPAHLSILSQLLPQPSFSDDLENPSPNLSPTRREALTFPPSLVGKGVRGLGFPDDVKSQLSPPVQTGYPQALIIGGEALTEQHLEFWRRYFPQTRLINEYGPTETVVGCCVYDATDIPLTNANVPIGRPIANTQLYILDQYLQPVPVGVPGELFIGGAGVARGYLNRPDLTAKRFIDQFKIQKLVTPQSTVNGQQSTVSTLYKTGDRTRYRPDGTIEYLGRLDNQVKIRGFRIELGEIAASLKTHPSVQEAVVILRTDHPNQPQLVAYLVGNQINSELTDFRQYLAPKLPAYMLPSAFVWLEQLPLTTNGKVDKLQLPAPPAKAQSKQIAARTATEIILVKIWSEVLGSTIGIQDNFFEHGVDSILSIQMVAKANQAGIKLTPKQLFQHQTIAELAPLVEIAPETAAEQGLVTGIVALTPIQHWLFEQNLHNWDHFNQAVLLEVAADLEANYLRQAIEELVLHHDILRSCFVHLSLNGTWEQNIIPRLENEGMLTVINLAELPKNQQTQQIEFIASQLQASLDLATGKLFQVALFQLGNGEHDGLLFIMHHLVIDGVSWRILLEDLVTAYQQLKVNQTPVQLPAKTTSFPAWAQSLVNYAKSEKIEAELTTWLELLPQESLPYQLPQLVKEKEYNTVASEAEIQVTLDSSQTRALLEAVPKAYQTEINDVLLTALALTLRQWTKQSSLLIDLEAHGREDLFTNTNITRTVGWFTTIFPVFLELKTTNDLGVNLKYVKEHLRRIPQKGIGYGILRYLSTNKNLSQTLQALPQSAISFNYLGQIDLFSSQAWILGLAKESTGLSSHPLNARRYVLNINAWIAQSQLQIQLRYSHNLHDKATIEYLAQEFIKTLQAIIQHCQSAENGGYTPSDFAGARLNQQQLDKILNKLQPKKR, from the coding sequence ATGAAATCTTCCGAACCAAGCATCAACCAGGAACTAAAAAACCGCATAGCCGCCCTACCGCCAGAAAAACGAGTATTATTTGAGCAAATTCTCCGCCAACAAACCAATTCCGGCAAATTTTCCCCGCAAAAAACTATTCCCCGTCGTCAAGAAAATACCGAATTACCCCTTTCTTTAGCACAGGAAAGATTGTGGTTTCTCGATCAAATTGATCCTCACAATTGTGCATATAATATTGCTATTAGTTGGCAATTAACTGGCAACCTCAACATTCCCGCTTTATTTACCAGTTTACAAACAATTATCCACAGACACGAAAGCTTAAGAACTGCTTTTCCATCCCAGGAAGGTAAACCCTATCAAGAAGTTTTCCCAACGGTTGACTTACAATTACCAGTTATCGACTTACAAAGTTTACCACCACAACAGCAAACACAAGCAGCTGAAAATTTAGCCAAACTAGAAGCTAGTCAACCCTTCGATTTAACTCAAGCGCCTCTGATGCGGGTAAAATTAATTCGCCTCACACCCCATCAAACTACTTTACTGCTGACTTTACATCATATCATTGCCGATGGCTGGTCACGGGGAATTTTATTGCGGGAGTTGGCGATTTGTTACCGTGCGTTTATCAAGGGTGAAAAACCATCTTTACCAGAATTACCGATTCAGTATGCAGATTTCGCCCTGTGGCAGAGGGAATGGCTACAAAAGGAGGAAATGACAGCACAATTGGCGTATTGGCGACAAAAATTAGCTGCATTACCAACTCTAGAACTACCAACCGATTACCCACGCAGCCCCCTGCAAAAGTTTCAAGGAAAAACTGAGTCTTATTTATTGCCAAAAAACCTGTTAGAATCACTCAAAAATTTGAGTAAGCAGCAAGGCGTAACTTTGTTTATGTTGTTGCTAACAGCGTTTAAAATTTTATTACATCGTTATTCTCAACAAGATGAGATTGTTTTAGGAGTACCCAGTGCTAATCGCGATCGCCAAGAAATAGAAGGGTTAATTGGCTTTTTTGTCAACACATTAGTATTAAGAACAGATATATCTGGAAATCCTACCTTCCAAACCCTCCTCGAACGGATACGCACAACCGCCGCAGACGCTTATCAGCATCAAGAAATTCCCTTCGCCAAAGTGGTAGAAGCATTGCAAATAGAACGGGATTTAAGCCATAATCCCCTTGTGCAAGTGATGTTTCAGGTACAAAATGCAGCGTACCAATTACAAAATGATACTCATTTAGATTTACAACTACCAGATTTAGAAATTCAGCAAACTTGGGTAGAAACTGGCGCAACCAAATTTGACTTAACTTGTCATTTGGTAGAACGTTCGGAAGGTTTGCTAGTGGTGATGGAATATTGCACAGATTTATTTGAACAGCAAACTATCACCCGAATGATTCAACATTTGCGGATGATACTAACCGCAGTGGTGGAAAACTCCAGCCGCAAAATTTCCGAAATCTCCATTCTCACCCCCGAAGAAGAACATCAAATATTGGTGGAATGGAATCAAACTCAGGTAAATTATCCCCAAAAGTGGTTACATCAACTATTTGAGTCTCAAGTTGAACGTACACCTGATCATATTGCTGTTTGTTATCGAGAGCAAAACCTAACTTATCAAGAACTCAACAGCAAAGCCAATCAACTGGCGTATCACTTACAAAATTTGGGTATTGGCTGTGAGTCTTTAGTGGGGATTTATTTAGAACGTTCACCAGAATTAATCATCGCCTTACTAGCAGTTCTGAAAGCTGGAGGTGCTTATGTACCCCTAGATAGCAAACTACCACCAGAACGTTTAGCCTATATGCTTCAGGATGCCAAACCTGAAATTTTACTGACAATGGCTGCATCAGTGGCAACATTACCAAACTATGAAGGCACTGTACTGTGTTTAGATGAAGATTGGCAAATCATCGCTCAAAATCCAGAAAACAACCGAAATCACATTGTTACAGGTGAAAATCTAGCTTATATAATTTATACTTCAGGTTCTACTGGTACACCAAAGGGAGTCATGCTTACCCATCGAGGATTAGAAAATTACCTCCACTGGGCAATTGCAACATATCCGGTAACAGCCGGAATGGGTGTACCCGTGCAATCTGCCATTAGTTTTGATGCCACCATTACCAGTTTATATCCTCCCCTGCTCGTTGGTAAAGCTGTGATCTTGTTACCAGAAACAGAGGAAATCGCAGCACTGAGTAACGCCCTGAGTTCTGCAACTAATTTTAGTCTAGTTAAGCTCACCCCAGCCCATTTGAGCATACTGTCTCAGCTTCTACCCCAACCTAGCTTTTCAGATGATTTAGAAAACCCCTCTCCAAACCTCTCCCCTACAAGGAGAGAGGCTTTAACTTTTCCCCCTTCCCTAGTAGGGAAGGGGGTTAGGGGGTTAGGTTTTCCAGATGATGTGAAAAGTCAGCTATCCCCACCAGTGCAAACTGGATATCCCCAAGCATTGATTATTGGTGGCGAAGCACTCACCGAACAGCATTTAGAATTTTGGCGGCGTTATTTTCCCCAAACAAGGCTAATTAATGAATATGGCCCCACGGAAACTGTTGTGGGTTGCTGTGTTTATGATGCCACAGATATACCATTAACTAATGCTAATGTTCCTATTGGTCGTCCTATTGCCAATACTCAACTTTATATTTTAGACCAATATTTGCAACCCGTACCTGTAGGCGTTCCCGGTGAACTCTTCATTGGTGGTGCAGGAGTGGCGAGGGGTTATTTAAATCGCCCGGATTTAACGGCTAAAAGGTTTATTGATCAATTTAAAATTCAAAAATTAGTTACTCCACAGTCAACAGTCAACGGTCAACAGTCAACAGTTAGCACTCTCTATAAAACAGGCGATCGCACCCGCTACCGCCCTGATGGTACAATTGAATACCTTGGAAGACTAGACAACCAAGTTAAAATTCGGGGATTTCGGATAGAGTTGGGGGAAATTGCCGCCAGTCTGAAAACTCATCCTTCCGTGCAGGAAGCAGTAGTCATCCTACGAACAGACCACCCAAATCAGCCCCAGTTGGTTGCTTACCTGGTCGGGAATCAAATCAACTCAGAATTAACAGATTTTCGGCAATATTTAGCTCCTAAATTACCAGCTTATATGTTACCTTCAGCCTTCGTGTGGCTGGAGCAATTACCCTTAACCACTAACGGTAAAGTTGATAAATTACAACTTCCAGCCCCCCCAGCCAAGGCACAATCAAAGCAAATCGCAGCACGTACAGCCACAGAAATCATCCTGGTAAAAATATGGTCAGAAGTTCTCGGTTCTACCATTGGCATTCAAGATAATTTCTTTGAACATGGGGTAGATTCCATACTCAGTATTCAAATGGTAGCAAAGGCCAATCAAGCAGGAATTAAATTAACTCCCAAACAATTATTCCAACATCAAACCATCGCCGAACTAGCCCCACTGGTAGAAATCGCCCCCGAAACCGCAGCCGAACAAGGATTAGTCACAGGGATAGTGGCTTTAACACCCATTCAGCATTGGCTATTTGAGCAAAATTTGCACAATTGGGATCATTTTAACCAAGCTGTTCTCTTAGAAGTAGCAGCCGACTTAGAAGCAAATTATTTGAGACAAGCAATTGAGGAATTAGTATTACATCATGATATCTTGCGTTCTTGTTTTGTACATCTTTCCTTAAACGGTACATGGGAACAAAATATAATTCCCAGATTGGAAAACGAGGGTATGCTGACAGTTATTAATTTAGCAGAATTACCAAAAAACCAACAAACCCAGCAAATTGAGTTCATAGCATCCCAACTCCAAGCTAGTTTAGACTTAGCCACCGGGAAATTATTTCAGGTAGCCTTATTTCAACTGGGAAATGGTGAACATGATGGCCTCTTATTTATCATGCACCATTTGGTAATTGATGGAGTTTCATGGCGGATATTGCTAGAAGATTTAGTCACAGCCTATCAACAGCTAAAAGTCAATCAAACTCCTGTACAATTACCAGCAAAAACTACATCTTTCCCAGCATGGGCGCAAAGTTTAGTAAATTATGCAAAATCTGAGAAAATAGAGGCAGAATTAACAACTTGGTTAGAACTTCTCCCCCAAGAATCACTCCCATATCAACTTCCCCAACTTGTCAAAGAAAAAGAATATAACACTGTTGCATCTGAAGCGGAAATTCAGGTTACACTAGATAGCAGTCAAACTCGCGCCTTACTAGAAGCAGTACCCAAAGCCTACCAGACAGAAATAAATGATGTATTGTTAACAGCTTTAGCACTGACCTTGAGACAATGGACAAAACAAAGTTCCTTGCTGATTGATTTAGAAGCACATGGAAGAGAAGATTTATTTACTAACACAAACATTACTCGGACAGTGGGTTGGTTTACAACAATTTTCCCAGTATTTTTAGAGTTAAAAACTACCAATGATTTGGGAGTAAATTTAAAATATGTTAAGGAACACCTGCGACGAATTCCCCAAAAAGGCATTGGTTATGGAATCTTAAGATATTTAAGCACAAATAAAAATTTGTCCCAGACTTTACAAGCACTACCCCAATCTGCTATTAGTTTTAATTACTTGGGACAAATAGATTTATTTTCCTCCCAAGCATGGATTCTGGGACTAGCAAAAGAATCCACAGGATTATCATCCCATCCTCTAAATGCGCGTCGATATGTATTAAATATCAATGCTTGGATAGCTCAATCTCAGTTACAAATTCAATTGCGGTACAGTCATAACTTACATGACAAAGCCACCATTGAATATTTAGCCCAGGAATTTATTAAAACACTACAAGCAATAATTCAACATTGTCAATCAGCAGAAAATGGTGGTTACACACCGTCTGATTTTGCAGGTGCGCGTTTGAATCAGCAACAACTCGACAAAATTTTAAACAAGCTTCAGCCCAAAAAAAGGTAG